From the Bacillus rossius redtenbacheri isolate Brsri chromosome 12, Brsri_v3, whole genome shotgun sequence genome, the window gagtgatttgcaCTAGCAATGAAACATTAAGCACACACCCAGTGACACTTTTTATTTCGCGAATAATTTGCTGCACGGGTTAAACGATTACGAGTCCCACAATCACAAGCGCTGAGTACACacgaacattttttaataatctgGCAAGTTTCAGAGGGGAAGAGAGGAAAGGTAATCACGTTATCTCCCATTTTTCATGAAAATTCTGTGGCTTCACTGCCGTCTTGCTGCGCAGTCTGGACAAAACTAAAATTCtggcgcaatttttttttaggcttGACCATTTTTTTTGTGGCATGAGACTATTGAAAAGTATAAATGTGATTACACTATAAACAgtatgtaataataaaatatttttgaattgttattattttgCTCCAATAACATAATAACTATTGTTAAACTTATTTTAGTGATAAAATATTTAGAGTTAAAAACCCTTAATTTATACACAGtatctatattaataaaataaagaatttgtCTGTTCGTCTGTCTTATCAGAAGTTGGCATAGCGCAGAGAAAGTGAGGCCTAAAGAGGTGAGATATTGATTATGTATTTTCTCCAGGTTTTTGGAAAAAAGGGTGAGGAAATCCGTTTGCACctaaaaaaagattttttccCAATTggttttagtgttttaaattaatggttttaGCGATTTTTATAACATTTCCCCAATAATCTCCATGGCAACAGCTATCGCATTGCTGATACTGTTGCGATTCAGAAAAAAAGGTTTGTAAAGTATAGCTCAATTaatgaaatagtttattttactaatatttacactactgATTATATCACAACACTTAAAATGGCTGTTCACAAATGAATTACTCCAGGGACCTGCAGGCCAGATGACGTTAGAAGATCCACTGGCTCGCCTCGCAGCCATGATCCATGATCTCAATACGTTCTTAACAATACTTTCTTCACATCCTGGCAATAGCTATTAATTACATGGTAAATTCTTTCTTCATTTCTTAGCAATGGCTTTTACTCCGTAAATACTTTCTTCATTTCCTGGATATGGCTATTACATTGTTTATACTTTCTTAATttcatggcaacggctattacaTTGTTTATGCTTCTTTATCTCCTGAAAATGACTATTACATTGTTTATGCTTTCTTAATTTTCTGGCAAAGGCTAGGCTATTATATAATTTGTGCTTTTTTCATACAATGGAAACAGTTATTacattttcaatgttttttttttttacttccgggTCTTAATCCAGACATTCTGTAATTATATTGGACATACATTGTacacattattggtaaaaaaaaaaatgtgaattcgAAGGCCTTTAACATCGGTTGAATACAAGCTGGGGTCTTTGGTTTGAATTTCTTCAGGTTATCTTATTTGCAGTGATTTTTTTCATaagttgattttaaaatttttatttaattttttttgtacgatGCACAGCATGAAGTCACTCCTAAAACCATCTAGCTAAAATACACTTAGCCTAAATATACTTGAACTGAAGTCACTTGGCTGAAATGTCTTTTAAGGGTACAGGATAAAAACGCTGTAAGTgccatttcttaaaataaaattattatttatttattttatccatTTTTGTTTAAACAAGTTGATGAGTGTACGTTCTCTTACACTGAACCAGTACTTAAcatcttacatgaaaacaaatcaaaataataGCAATCTAACCTGAAATATTGCTTTGTGTATGGTATTCTGTGAAGTTTTTAAAGTTGTACTTAAAAACTCTGGCTTTGGCGCCTTTCACTTGGCCtgaatcagtggcgtagccaggatttgtgtatggggggtgttaagaagcatggaccccccccctcccctctattatagcggggggtccgggggtcctacccgggaaaatttggattttaagatgtaaaatagtgctattttagcagttttcagtacttaaatttaaatattgtaatggtaaaaattttattaattttaatatgaaatttgtttgagtgatgaataagaaattaattaaagatttgttgctaaggggggggggggggattgaacccctaaacaccccccccctggctacgcccctggcctGAATGTATCCAGCCCACAATTGAGGAGTTTTCTGCAATAAGGGCCTATGAGACAAAAATGAATTCTACATATCTTTATCTCTACGGTCACCAAATATTATCCAGAAATTTTAATTTGCTGTGTTGGTATGAAAAGTTTTATGTGATGGTGTTGTGAGCCCTTTTTGAAGAGAACCatttaaattgttgaaaaatttcatataaatagATTACCTactatttttatgtgtttatgtACCTATTAATAGTGAAAGATTAGGAAAACATAATATTCTGTAACTtactaaatatattatatttagtaAGTTACAGAATATTAATCAATGACTTATGTACGTATGTGTTCATTGGAGTAACTGTGCTCCGACTTCATGTGTGCCACCAATAAAACTGTGCCACCTTGGTATCTCAGAACATTGTTCTGGAGCATGGGCCCTTATTGCAGCACTTCGCTTGACCTGAGGCGAAATGGCGGCTGTCCACCCTGCCGGAGCTGGGGGCGAGACACTGACCTTCGACCCTCTGGCCATCCACCTCTAGTATGAGCTGGCCCACCTCCAAGCCGCCCGCCTCGAAGGCCGCTCCGTTctcctgcaacaacaacaacaaccaccttCATCTACtgccgggaagcctacgattcactcgtccttctggacgtacccgaatactcacgttggcaagccttctttcaacagacgagagagccaaactcccgatcgtgcatcattgttgttttttttttgttcattgtaaataaatatacaactcatgataactaatagtcaattaggttaggttagctacattataaatactttaaaacattgtggacggttgatttggttaggatagctacattaaagatactgtgaaatcatgtaaacagtttcctagcgctggatagctatatattaaaaagttatttgctaagcaagcaaccatccacaatgttttaaagtatttataattacttcttgctaattttaagaatgacatcttataagttaaatccgtgcatttggagaataaatgtcAGCGAATTTCTTTttcccccccccaaataaatacacctgttatggtacggaaaaaaaacgagcatgaacttcggggaacttcgggtttggctctctcaactgtgaaaagaaggcttgccaacgtgagaaTTCGGGGAtttccagaaggacgagtgaatcgtaggcttccctctaCTGCCAGGGAAGCCTACGATGCACATTCTGTATTgtacagacccgaacaagcccgaatatctaccttcggccaacgtcggcattaaaatgatttgacagtatttttaatgtagctatactaacctaacataaccaaccatctacaattGTGTAAAGTaggtaataaacaaaaaaaaaaacttacgaagTTGGCCGAAAGTAGATATTCGGgattgttcgggtctgtgcaatacagaatgtacatcataggctcttccTAATCCTACTGCCACGTCTCTAGCGGTTCTGCGGATGGCGCGGCAGTTGTGTACCAAAACACATCACGTccgtaaaataatgtcccaggCTCACATTTTAAACAGTACCAACTGTAAGCGttgcagagtatttttttttgttcgaggtCTCGATTAAAAGAGTAACCCAAAACAAGTTTTAGAAGAGCGTATGCGCTAGTACTTAATTTGacattttctcgcttgcagcgccacctacgcaaaatggcgatttcccgagcgtaaagcgttttgtgttctgcaaattTGCTaggagtgaatctgtaatttcagttcaacgtgcgtttcattTAAAGTTTAGCTGTTGAAGTCCCTGACCTGAGCGTAATGGTccagacgacagagctcttttttcgctggcctccacgttcacctgacattacatgcgaatttttttttcctttgaggctttataaaaatatcgcgtctacgttccgccgctacgtaATAATTGCCAGTGTtggagacacagaattgaaagATACTACCATTACTTCGGACGTGTTaaaaaaagtgtgggaagaattggactttaggttggatgtgtgccatatcCATATAacaaaggtgcacatattgaacactaGATTGGTTTACCTTCATTTTGctgtataatttgttgtaaatagtctaaaataaacttttataatataccattgatactgggacattattttatggatgtCCTGTATAATAGCGAATATAGTTATGTATACTTCTATTTTGATTGTAAACTAAGAAAACAaagattatttttaacattaataactaaaaataaaatcgataaaaatGACGATTGATTTGTAAATTTCATAAATCAGTTCCACAGAACAGCTTGGGTCATTGTGGATTTTTAagttgattttaaaattatttcagtgttggctATTTGGAATTAAGTAGGTCTCTTTCGGCCTGTGTATATATTAATGTGACTATGTTTATATTTATGagccagtagtatataatagccggactTGAAGCTAGGTGCCAGGTGAGGAGCTGGTGCcaggagtccgccatcttgggttgtgaTGTCACTGCCACCATATTGAATGACCTTGATCttcacctttaaccttgacctttaaaattcGCCAACAATTGCCAAATTTACCCAAGATTTGCCGAATTTGACTATAAATTCGCCAAATTACataaaaagaacatttttttttgcatcgaacaAGGGTCAAACCAAGGGCAGGAAtaactataattatatatatatatatatatatatatatatatatatatatatatataaaatttgatgttggtatgtatgaagTTAATAAACTCCAACACCATTTggccgatcgccatgaaagtgtttttttgatggcgaaggtttttatgctatccattttttttttgtaaatgaaggTCTTATGGCGACTTGCTTTTAGGAGACTTAagacatttttaggaatttgtgttctttctaaggcaaaggTCTGGTGAGGTTTTGCTAATTccgaatttttaggaattttgattcattttgagtcatttgtagcacattttgaaggtcaaggtcatcaaataTGGCCGCAGTgcagtcaaaatccaagatggccaccgtgacgtcacaatccaagatggcgacgaCAATCCTCAATCCTTAGGCAGAAGCCAGGGCCAGGAAATACATTAATATACCTACTACTAGCATTTTCTCGGGAAAAATTCAGAGTCATTAATAAATTGTTTGGCCGTGAGCTTAAAGAACATCAGTGTTGTTAtacaaaacatctgaacgacctATAAATAACCCAAACAATATGtataatccatccgtccgtccgaaGCGAGAGCTTGCCGAGCTTTTAACGGCCGGACGGATAGAATTCTTCGGGCCATCCCGATTGGCTGCGGGTCACGTGAGGCGACATTGTAATTCCGTCTTCATCCAGTTCGTTAGGAAACGATTGAGTTAAACTGCGGAACGTTCTTTCATAACAGGAAAACTTAACTCCAGTTTGGCTTTGAAAATGCCTCTATGTTGGGGAAGGCACTCGATACTTACATGTATGTTTATTATGCGAGGTAAAGGGTGTTTCGTGTCCGCTCCCCCTTCGATGGCAATGCCCAGGATAGGCTTGGTCTTCTTAACTGTGATCCTCAGGTTGCCCTGCTGATCAGGAACTATAAGGGCACCCTGCGTAACAACAACAACCACATTCACCAAACAGATCACCAAAACACGCTTGGATTTTCAGGCGGACAAATAGGGACCAGAAAGGCGCCATTTAGTTTTGTGCTGTAACAATTGtcaaacatttaaaattgaaaatgttctttcgtcttgacagtattattaagGTTTTAGTCGTTCCCAGAAAAGAATTCGATACTAAACACCACaagggaaactatttgtagcaaccAGGCAATATAACtatattattacatttaataaaattacataatatgcgttaacgaaacaaaaatttgaaaattgaaCGATAAAAAATTGTCATGAATTAAAAACGAATGCAATCAATATGGCGTCTTTAAAGTCCTATCTCTCCTTCTTGAGCACTTAAAAGTCCAGTTCTTTCGCTGCATTtcgaagaaattaatttttacaaacaagaTAAGAAAATTTAgcacttttaaaaaataagataTTATAAGATAAAAcacaaatgtttatataaatatgtttctAGGAGAATGAAATTAAATCACACCATTTACAATTGCAGTACGATATGAAATGACACCGCAAGTTGGCGTAGGCTTCAGCATTCTTCGGGCATTTGGACCATCAACAGTTAAATATCGcaagttaataataattttttttacatacctaTAAGTAGTTCGCTCCACAATATTCAAATTGGTGTATTTTCAGGTGATAAATCAcgtgaacccaaaaaaaatatagtttagcttaaaaatttaaagaatttatttaaatcgAACTCTATCTAATTCTCCAAATCAATTTCGGATAgccaaatattataataaaaagacCAACCACGACTAATTCAATTCACTCTATGAGACTGGGTGACTCACAGTAAGTATAAAATATAATGGTGTGCTATGAAAATTTACACGAAAGAAGCTGTGGTGATGCATCAGGTTGTCATTGTTCAAATATGGATATATACCGCGCGCCCAAGTTGAACCGTAAGTAGAACATTTTTGTGTCCATCTTTGAACAAATAATATCCATATAAAACCGTCAAAATGTTGTGTCATATCGGAAGCAGCTGGTACGTTGTTGAGGATATGAAACCTCAAATCGCTTTGTTTCACCGCCTAAAattcagttatatttttttaaacattacaatactagatAATTTCAGTATGTTCGGAATAATATTACTACTGTTACATTAAATAATGTTAGCAAAATGGTGAACTTTGTTGTAAAGAAATGTTCGTGTCAATGTTtacgatattttaattttacagctaTATTGGTAAATGGTAGTCAGAGACGACTTAGTGCGCACAAAATAAGGATCGGTCTGCATCGAATACCAGCTGATGTACCCATGATTCGCTACTGAAGTCTACAGATATCAAACGCGTTGGGGTTGCACGTTGCAGGAAGGTTGCGAAATATTCTAGCTTAGTGGAGCTCAATTACCTATAATGCTATAATTAACGTGTATACTTGTATTCAAAAATACAGTGAgcgagtgtgtttttttttaaatttcatatttagcCCATAAATATGTTCGATAAAACCTTTTTGTTTGGAATATGCctttagtgttaaaaaaaaaaaaaacatgatatgAAACCTATACCAGATCTATTCATGCATTTAAATAATCTCGAAACTGAACCAGGCCCGGCCTGGTGCCtgcatttctctctctctctctctgccctaTTTGTTGTTAATGGAGcagaaatattaatgaaaaattacaaacatgtgtaaatttgtacatttattacaaaatagtgttcgcagtaatacagagttcggattcttacacggtcatttatgcattgtgttgtcccagtagctccgatagttaaaagttatttgtgaacagtTTGCTTAATAGCTTTACAGCATTAACTggaacattaataagcataataaaataaaatagtttaatattcaattacctttcccatggtttaaaaaaataagcttgaatgaaacattaattaaaatataatttttcgtaaaaaaatactcTGTATTATCTGGAAAAAGGAATTTCTTATATGCTTAAGTAACCATAGTCatctgttgtacaaagttacaatgtcgTTCTTGTATTACAAggggcttttttttaaaataagttccgtttggtcattaaaaaataaactcttgaaaaaaaaggttttagtttactacatatctaatTTAATTTCCACTTAATCATCATTCAGTTCTAAGCACTTTTAGTAACACTGCATCAGTTTCTTTAATCCCTCTGCATaaaagttcgccgcctgggaattaaACCGCCAGGAAGTGCGGCTACTCGCAGTGCAgacgagtgaagcgggaagcccgcACACAGGGGCAGGTGAAAACTCTTTTGCACACACAAATGGAATCACAACACGCTGACCTCGCCCTCCTTGTCAACCCCGGGGTTTCCGGAGAGCAGTCATGCCTGCCAGACGCGTGACTTTGCGAAGATGCCATCGGCTTTTATCGTAATGGAACCTGGGATGCTACGACAAATGCCCCTGTGTGTGCGTTTTCCCGCTTTACTCGTCTGCACTGCGGGTGGCCGCGTTTCCCGGCGCGTGAAACTCACCTCTTGAGCGATCCGAGAGACTGGCTACTGCTAATGACTGTTTGCTGGGACCGTCTTTAAGATATTATGACGCGGCCGCTTCGTGGGTGACTGACTATGAACGTCCCGTCGTCAAGCTGATGTCGAGGAACTCAAAGACTGCcgttgtcaactggtttaattctAAGGCGACGAACTTATATGCAGAGGGGTTGAAGAAACTGGCGCAGCGTTAACGATAAGTGCTTCGAACTAAATGGCGTCTATgtagaaaaatgtatttttttttttcacgaggtaatttttttctgaactaACGTAAAATTTGAAAATGCCCAGAACTTGAATTGTAAGAAGTTTGTTAATTTCATTTTGATGTTTGTTAGGTACAAGGGTATTtcccatatgtaaaattaatttactatccCTGTCGGCTACAGATAATGCCCCTAATAAACCTTGTGTAAATTTGTACTTAAGGGGAGGCGTAtttaactattgttttttttttgttcacagaaACGTGGCACTTCTCATGGTGTTATTCCTCAAAAGTAATGTCTCCAAAGTTTAATGTCAAGCTTATTTAATTGGTGTATTGAAGGGTGATGTTTACTGCGAAAACTTTTGTtgacaataaacatttatttcacgtACTTTTTTGCACCACATCTCTGTGTGATTGAAAATCTTGCCCTCCCGTCCCTCTTCTCTGGACAGGAGGTAACAAATGActagacccgtaaaattcgcgggttcatttcgtgttatgctaaaattcaaataattataccttagtgcttaccttctgccattggttcactgttaatctggaggac encodes:
- the LOC134537801 gene encoding whirlin-like — translated: MQRLARGETADSSVDQETGALIVPDQQGNLRITVKKTKPILGIAIEGGADTKHPLPRIINIHENGAAFEAGGLEVGQLILEVDGQRVEGLQHQDVARLIAESFARRERQDIEFLVVEAKKSNLEPKPTALIFLEA